Proteins from one Malania oleifera isolate guangnan ecotype guangnan chromosome 4, ASM2987363v1, whole genome shotgun sequence genomic window:
- the LOC131153844 gene encoding uncharacterized protein LOC131153844, producing MDPENSNVHAGGGDAGPSSIGSNDSDVVSCSRVLYATFKLTGEIERCWTAVKLLDEQRPVPAALTKGCFKEIFYDCYIPASVRDAKMEEFLNLTQGQLTVPQYTTKFDELSRFALFMIPDEFRKAQRFKRGLRQEIYEQVALLQIRDFSELIDKATVAEISRKKGIGGQSHRKRPTPPEFQASTSQGQ from the exons ATGGACCCTGAAAATAGTAACGTTCATGCTGGAGGTGGTGATGCGGGGCCTTCTAGTATAGGCAGCAATGATTCTGATGTTGTCTCGTGCAGT AGAGTGTTGTATGCAACTTTCAAGTTGACGGGGGAGATAGAACGGTGCTGGACAGCAGTGAAGCTCCTAGATGAGCAAAGACCAGTACCTGCAGCACTGACCAAGGGATGCTTTAAAGAGATCTTTTATGACTGCTACATCCCCGCTTCTGTTAGAGATGCTAAaatggaggagttcttgaatctgactcAGGGACAGCTGACAGTTCCACAGTACACTACTAAATTTGATGAGCTGTCACGTTTTGCCCTTTTCATGATACCAGATGAATTTAGAAAGGCACAGAGGTTCAAGAGGGGATTGAGACAGGAAATATACGAACAAGTGGCATTATTGCAGATACGTGATTTTTCAGAATTGATAGATAAGGCCACTGTAGCAGAGATTAGCCGTAAGAAAGGTATTGGAGGGCAGAGTCataggaagaggcccacgcctcctgaATTTCAAGCCAGTACTAGTCAGGGGCAATAG